The following proteins come from a genomic window of Rutidosis leptorrhynchoides isolate AG116_Rl617_1_P2 chromosome 10, CSIRO_AGI_Rlap_v1, whole genome shotgun sequence:
- the LOC139872764 gene encoding V-type proton ATPase catalytic subunit A: protein MPSAYGARLTTFEDSEKESECGYVRKVSGPVVIADGMAGAAMYELVRVGHDNLIGEIIRLEGNSATIQVYEETAGLMVNDPVLRTHKPLSVELGPGILGNIFDGIQRPLKTIAKRSGDVYIPRGVSVPALDKDILWEFQPKKIGEGDAITGGDLYATVFENSLVEHHIALPPDAMGKVTYVAPAGQYSLKDTVLELEFQGVKKQYTMLQTWPVRTPRPVASKLSADTPLLTGQRVLDALFPSVLGGTCAIPGAFGCGKTVISQALSKYSNSDTVVYVGCGERGNEMAEVLMDFPQLTMTLPDGREESVMKRTTLVANTSNMPVAAREASIYTGITIAEYFRDMGYNVSMMADSTSRWAEALREISGRLAEMPADSGYPAYLAARLASFYERAGKVKCLGGPDRDGSVTIVGAVSPPGGDFSDPVTSATLSIVQVFWGLDKKLAQRKHFPSVNWLISYSKYSTALESFYDKFDSDFINIRTKAREVLQREDDLNEIVQLVGKDALAETDKITLETAKLLREDYLAQNAFTPYDKFCPFYKSVWMMRNIIHFYNLANQAVERGAGMDGQKITYTLIKHRLGDLFYRLVSQKFEDPAEGEDVLTGKFKKLYEDLTAGFRNLEDETR, encoded by the exons ATGCCGTCTGCTTATGGCGCTCGATTAACCACGTTTGAGGATTCTGAAAAGGAAAGCGAGTGCGGTTACGTTCGTAAG GTCTCGGGGCCGGTCGTGATTGCAGATGGAATGGCGGGAGCTGCTATGTATGAACTTGTTCGTGTTGGACATGACAATCTTATTGGGGAGATTATTCGTTTAGAAGGAAATTCTGCTACAATTCAAG TGTATGAAGAAACAGCTGGGCTGATGGTGAACGATCCAGTTCTGCGAACACACAAA CCTCTGTCAGTTGAGTTGGGGCCCGGAATATTGGGGAATATATTTGATGGAATCCAG AGACCTCTGAAAACCATTGCAAAAAGATCAGGCGATGTGTACATCCCTCGTGGTGTATCTGTTCCAGCTCTTGACAAAGATATACTTTGGGAATTTCAGCCTAAGAAAATAG GTGAGGGAGATGCTATTACTGGTGGAGATTTATATGCC ACCGTGTTTGAGAACAGTCTAGTTGAACATCACATTGCTCTACCTCCTGATGCCATGGGAAAAGTAACATATGTTGCTCCCGCTGGTCAATACTCATTGAAG GACACGGTTTTGGAGCTTGAATTTCAAGGTGTCAAAAAGCAATATACCATGCTTCAG ACATGGCCAGTACGTACACCTCGTCCTGTTGCATCTAAGCTTTCTGCTGACACGCCTCTTCTTACTGGGCAG CGTGTTCTTGATGCCCTTTTCCCCTCGGTGCTTGGTGGGACCTGTGCCATTCCTGGTGCATTTGGCTGTGGGAAAACTGTTATTAGTCAAGCTCTTTCTAAG TACTCCAATTCAGACACTGTTGTTTATGTTGGTTGCGGGGAAagaggaaatgaaatggcagaa GTGCTCATGGATTTTCCTCAACTAACTATGACATTGCCTGATGGGCGTGAAGAATCTGTCATGAAGCGTACTACCCTTGTAGCCAACACTTCTAACATGCCTGTGGCTGCTCGTGAGGCTTCAATCTATACAG GAATCACCATAGCTGAATACTTCAGAGATATGGGCTACAATGTAAGTATGATGGCAGACTCTACCTCTCGTTGGGCAGAAGCATTGCGTGAAATTTCTGGTCGTCTG GCTGAAATGCCTGCAGATAGTGGTTATCCTGCATATCTGGCTGCACGATTGGCATCATTTTATGAACGTGCTGGTAAAGTAAAGTGCCTTGGTGGGCCAGACCGTGATGGTAGTGTCACCATTGTTGGTGCCGTGTCTCCCCCGGGAGGAGATTTCTCTGATCCTGTTACATCTGCTACCCTCAGTATTGTTcag GTTTTTTGGGGTCTAGATAAGAAGCTTGCACAGAGGAAACATTTTCCTTCGGTTAACTGGCTTATCTCATACTCAAAGTACTCAACG GCTCTAGAATCTTTCTATGATAAGTTCGATTCAGATTTCATCAATATTAGGACCAAGGCACGTGAAGTTTTGCAAAGAGAAGACGATCTCAATGAAATTGTCCAG CTTGTGGGGAAAGATGCCTTGGCTGAAACAGATAAAATTACCTTGGAGACTGCAAAACTATTGAGGGAAGACTATCTTGCTCAAAATGCATTCACACC ATATGATAAGTTTTGCCCCTTTTACAAGTCTGTATGGATGATGCGCAATATTATCCATTTCTATAATTTAGCCAACCAG GCGGTTGAGCGAGGAGCTGGTATGGATGGTCAGAAGATTACTTATACCCTGATCAAGCATCGTTTGGGTGATCTATTTTACCGTTTGGT GTCTCAGAAGTTTGAAGATCCAGCTGAAGGGGAGGATGTCCTGACTGGAAAATTTAAAAAGTTATATGAAGATCTTACTGCTGGTTTCCGCAACCTTGAAGATGAAACTCGGTAA